GAGGGAACGGCTGGTCGAGCCGAGCAACATCCCGTGGAATCCCCCGGTCCCCCGGTTACCCACCACGAGCAACTGGGCGTGGGAGGCCACCTCGAGCAGGGTGCGTACGACGTGTCCGGTGATCAGGAGCTTTTCCAGCGACACGTCGGGGTAGTCCTCCTGCCATCCGGCGGTCCGTTCGGAAAGCAGCGCGCGGTCCGATTCGGTCCCGGAGGGCGATGAGTGGTCGTCCTTGCCGACGTGCACGGCGGTCAGCGCCACCCCGCGAGCCGAGGCGTCCCGGAAGGCGAACGCCACGGCGGCCGAGCCGGCAGGGGAACCGTCCACACCGACCACGACGGGCAGGGAGCGGTGTGCCGGATCGCGCGAATGCTCGTCCCGTACCACCACTGTGGGAACGCGCGAGTGCCCCACCAGTGCCATCGCCACCGAACCGACCAGCATCCCGCTGAAACCCCCGAGTCCGCGCGAACCGACGACGGTCAGCAGGGCGCCGTGGGACTCCCGCAACAGCGCAACGGCCGGCGGAGCCTCGATTACGCGGGTCTCGACCCCGATGCCGGGTACGGCAGCGCGCACGGCTTCGCTCGTGGTGTGCAGTGCTGTCCGCGCCTGGGCGCGGAGTCCGTTGCGCAGGGCACGCAGCGGAACGAGAAAACGTGGATATCCCCGTTCCGGCATCGCGTACCCGTGCACCAGCCGCAGTACGGCCGAGCGACGCCGTGCTTCGTCGGCGGCCCACAGCGCGGCCCGCACCGCCGAGTCCGAGCCGTCGGTTCCCACGACGATCCTGCCGTTGCGCGAAGTGGCCATACCCGGATGGTCGGGCAACAGCGCACAGATCGCCCGCGCCGATCGAGCCTCCCGACACGTTTCGGAGATGTCGGGCATCGGTCCTGGTGCACCGGCGTCCGGAACGGTGCTCGACACGGCTCGCCGGGGTAGGAGAGATCAGGCGGGAGAGGGATCAGCTGTCCCGGATCCGCACCCGTACGGTCTCGGTGCCGGTGGCCTCGACCGTCACCGTTCGGGCGCCCGGTTCGGAGGTGAGCCGTCCGCCGCGCACCGTTACCGAGTAGCCCGATTCGTAGTGCCGGTCCGAGACGTAGATCTCGGTGGGCTTCGGGATCGTCGGATCGGGTC
This portion of the Actinopolyspora lacussalsi genome encodes:
- a CDS encoding nucleotide-binding universal stress UspA family protein (product_source=COG0589; cath_funfam=3.40.50.620; cog=COG0589; pfam=PF00582; superfamily=52402); this translates as MATSRNGRIVVGTDGSDSAVRAALWAADEARRRSAVLRLVHGYAMPERGYPRFLVPLRALRNGLRAQARTALHTTSEAVRAAVPGIGVETRVIEAPPAVALLRESHGALLTVVGSRGLGGFSGMLVGSVAMALVGHSRVPTVVVRDEHSRDPAHRSLPVVVGVDGSPAGSAAVAFAFRDASARGVALTAVHVGKDDHSSPSGTESDRALLSERTAGWQEDYPDVSLEKLLITGHVVRTLLEVASHAQLLVVGNRGTGGFHGMLLGSTSRSLVVHAPCPLAVVGAEDATGAATA